In Spinacia oleracea cultivar Varoflay chromosome 5, BTI_SOV_V1, whole genome shotgun sequence, a single window of DNA contains:
- the LOC110778617 gene encoding mitotic spindle checkpoint protein BUBR1: MATEGHETMDPESQFLMEMRLKSKRPHESEDNDDDNDNDDFEWDNYKENVRPLKRGRNIKILNESLKSHSNISLKHSLLLNRRKLIAEIDEYEGDDPLLPWLQCIKWVQEAFPSAGDSSGLLVIYEQCVRTFWHDDRYRHDLRYLSVWLEYAENCADAEVIYRFLDANNIGQSHSSYYISYALYMESKHKIKTANEVFNRGLSINAQPHVKLEAAYRKFLCRSVGRSKTSADEDVTEDNLSNRSFGTVLFNGENRRIGASDIGRKSNKGNRGEGIPISVYKEAAVENSSSYRVDLSKVGSKQWDSLATHKDRNKENKAIPAKWTSFKVLQRPGSRLARVASPAIEVFVDEECSELQQPGDSQNISRSLLKDRDEDNIKRETELLKENPLRNFPANSFPR; the protein is encoded by the exons ATGGCGACGGAAGGTCATGAAACTATGGATCCAGAATCCCAATTTCTTATGGAAATGCGATTGAAATCAAAAAGACCTCATGAATCTGaagataatgatgatgataatgataatgatgattttGAATGGGATAATTACAAAGAAAATGTGAGGCCATTAAAGCGAGGTCGTAATATCAAGATATTGAATGAATCCCTAAAATCTCACTCAAATATTTCCCTTAAACATTCTCTTCTCCTCAACCGAAG GAAATTGATTGCGGAAATTGATGAGTATGAAGGTGATGATCCTCTTCTACCCTGGCTCCA GTGTATCAAGTGGGTTCAAGAAGCTTTTCCGTCTGCCGGAGATTCCTCCGGCCTCCTGGTGATATACGAGCAGTGCGTTCGGACATTTTGGCACGATGATCGCTATCGCCACGATCTTCGTTACCTTTCAGTCTGGCTTGAATAC GCTGAAAATTGTGCGGATGCTGAAGTAATATATAGGTTTTTGGATGCTAATAATATTGGACAATCTCATTCTTCATACTATATATCTTATGCTTTGTATATGGAGTCCAAACATAAGATCAAAACTGCTAATGAAGTTTTCAATCGAGGCCTGTCAAT AAACGCTCAACCACATGTTAAGTTGGAAGCAGCTTACAGGAAATTTCTATGTCGCTCAGTGGGGAGATCTAAAACTTCGGCTGAT GAAGACGTAACAGAGGATAATCTATCAAATCGAAGCTTTGGCACCGTGCTGTTCAATGGAGAAAATA GAAGAATTGGAGCTTCAGACATTGGCAGGAAAAGTAACAAGGGAAATAG GGGCGAGGGTATTCCTATTTCTGTCTATAAGGAAGCAGCTGTAGAGAATAGCTCTAGTTATCGGGTAGATTTATCAAAAGTTGGATCAAAACAGTGGGATAGTCTTGCCACTCACAAAGATAGAAACAAAGAGAACAAAGCAATCCCTGCAAAGTGGACATCATTTAAG GTTTTGCAGAGACCTGGCAGTAGACTTGCAAGAGTTGCCTCTCCTGCAATTGAGGTGTTTGTTGATGAGGAATGTTCTGA ATTGCAACAACCTGGCGATTCCCAAAACATTTCAAGGTCACTATTGAAGGATAGGGATGAAGATAACATCAAAAG AGAAACTGAATTACTCAAGGAAAATCCACTGCGCAACTTCCCTGCTAACAGTTTTCCTCGATGA